One genomic region from Carettochelys insculpta isolate YL-2023 chromosome 4, ASM3395843v1, whole genome shotgun sequence encodes:
- the ELMOD2 gene encoding ELMO domain-containing protein 2, whose protein sequence is MFVSLWGYLYSHFFRVWLKWILRQLTGKCELQRICAGSKEGSQRTLKIEYSLELSKSKVLRNAVHVDGTEVEKCVTEIMKEKKINMQKDIGFKKSLQVCLLQISGYKKLYLDVENLRKVPYDSDNEEHEKQLIQLWNLLMPHENLKARITKQWCDIGFQGDDPKTDFRGMGMLGLVNLVYFSKHYTSEARQILSHSNHPTLGYSYAIVGINLTEMAYSLLKSGALKSHLYNLVPGLPQMEHFHQFYCYLVHEFDKFWFEEEPESIMYFNQYREKFHEKVKGLLRDYNKLLTL, encoded by the exons ATGTTTGTGTCCTTATGGGGATACCTGTACAGCCATTTCTTCCGCGTTTGGCTGAAATGGATCTTGAGGCAGCTCACTGGGAAATGTGAATTACAGCGGATCTGTGCTGGCTCAAAGGAAGGTTCACAACGGACGCTGAAGATAG AGTACTCATTGGAATTATCAAAGAGTAAG GTATTAAGAAATGCTGTACATGTTGATGGAACTGAAGTGGAAAAGTGTGTCACAGaaataatgaaagaaaagaaGATTAATATGCAGAAGGATATAGG ttttaagAAAAGCCTGCAGGTATGTTTGCTCCAGATATCTGGTTATAAGAAACTTTATTTGGATGTGGAAAATCTGAGGAAAGTTCCATATGATTCAGATAACGAAGAACATGAAAAGCAACTAATCCAG CTTTGGAATTTGCTGATGCCCCATGAAAATCTGAAGGCTAGAATCACCAAGCAGTGGTGTGACATTGGTTTCCAAGGTGATGATCCCAAAACAGACTTCAGAGGAATGGGCATGCTGGGATTAGTCAATCTGGT GTATTTTAGTAAACATTACACCAGTGAAGCTCGCCAGATCCTCTCTCATTCAAATCATCCAACACTGGG ATATTCCTATGCAATAGTTGGGATCAATCTGACAGAAATGGCTTACAGTTTACTAAAGAGTGGTGCTTTAAAGTCTCATCTCTACAACTTGGTCCCTGGATTGCCACAAATGGAACACTTCCATCAGTTTTATT GTTACCTGGTTCATGAATTTGACAAATTTTGGTTTGAGGAAGAACCAGAAAGTATTATGTACTTCAACCAATACAGAGAGAAATTCCACGAAAAAGTTAAAGGACTTCTTCGAGATTATAACAAATTACTAACCTTATAG